Proteins found in one Streptococcus mitis genomic segment:
- the lepB gene encoding signal peptidase I, which translates to MNSFKHFLKEWGLFLLILSLLALSRIFFWSNVRVEGHSMDPTLADGEILFVVKHLPIDRFDIVVAHEEDGNKDIVKRVIGMPGDTIRYENDKLYINDKETDEPYLADYIKRFKDDKLQSTYSGKGFEGNKGTFFRSIAEKAQAFTVDVNYNTNFSFTVPEGEYLLLGDDRLVSSDSRHVGTFKAKDITGEAKFRFWPITRIGTF; encoded by the coding sequence ATGAATTCATTTAAACATTTCTTAAAAGAGTGGGGATTGTTCCTTCTGATTCTGTCATTACTAGCTTTAAGCCGTATCTTTTTTTGGAGTAATGTCCGCGTAGAAGGACATTCCATGGATCCAACTTTAGCGGATGGAGAAATCCTCTTTGTTGTCAAACACCTCCCTATTGACCGTTTTGATATCGTGGTTGCCCACGAGGAAGACGGTAATAAGGACATCGTCAAGCGCGTGATTGGAATGCCTGGTGATACCATCCGTTACGAAAATGATAAACTTTACATCAATGACAAAGAGACAGATGAACCTTACCTAGCTGACTATATCAAACGGTTCAAGGATGACAAACTCCAAAGCACCTACTCAGGTAAGGGTTTTGAAGGAAATAAAGGAACTTTCTTTAGAAGTATTGCTGAAAAAGCCCAAGCCTTCACAGTTGATGTCAACTATAATACCAACTTTAGCTTTACTGTCCCAGAAGGAGAATACCTTCTCCTCGGAGATGACCGCTTGGTTTCGAGCGACAGCCGCCATGTAGGTACCTTCAAAGCAAAAGATATCACAGGGGAAGCTAAATTCCGCTTCTGGCCAATCACCCGTATCGGAACATTTTAA
- a CDS encoding ATP-dependent RecD-like DNA helicase — protein MEVYFSGTIERIIFENPSNFYRILLLEIDDTDAEDFDDFEIIVTGTMADVIEGEDYTFWGQIVQHSKYGEQLQISRYERAKPTSKGLVKYFSSSHFKGIGLKTAQKIVDTYGENTIDEILQHPEKLEGIAGVSAKNREAFVSTLRLNYGTEMVLAKLANYGIPNKLAFQIQDFYKEETLDVVENYPYQLVEDIKGLGFTIADQLAEELGIESQAPERFRAGLVHSLFQACMETGDTYVEARDLLEQTLTLLESSRPVELDPSQVAQELSYLIEEDKVQQIDTKIFDNSLFFAEEGIRSHLVRILEKGKQKSQDLETIQKHITTVEAELGIEYDSIQKQAICDAIQNKVFILTGGPGTGKTTVINGIIAVYALLEGLDLRKKSNLPILLAAPTGRAARRMNELTGLPSATIHRHLGMTGDDDTSHLEDYLDADFIIVDEFSMVDTWLANQLFSNISSNSKILIVGDSDQLPSVSPGQVLADLLHIPLIPQTRLEKIYRQSEESTIVTLASQIRQGILPADFTQKKADRSYFEIASGHIPATIEKILGAALRSGIPARDIQVLAPMYRGTAGIDSINQLMQDLLNPPQKDQISFEAPQCHYRKGDKVIHLVNDAEINVFNGDLGAITDLIPGKYTESKQDEIVIDFDGNEVSYPRNEWYKIRLAYAMSIHKSQGSEFPVVILPITSASRRMLERNLIYTAITRAKSKLILLGELQAFDYATQHIGTARKTYLVERFSDLIENMEEKQPAISETVTSSASEPSYILTEENWDSIPAMIGITDADLKEIFGK, from the coding sequence ATGGAAGTTTATTTTTCAGGAACCATTGAACGGATTATTTTTGAAAATCCCAGCAATTTTTATCGCATCCTCCTCCTAGAAATCGACGATACAGACGCAGAGGATTTTGATGATTTTGAAATCATTGTCACGGGCACCATGGCTGACGTGATTGAGGGAGAAGACTATACTTTTTGGGGACAAATTGTCCAGCACTCCAAGTATGGGGAGCAACTGCAAATCAGCCGATATGAACGCGCAAAACCAACTAGCAAGGGCTTGGTCAAGTACTTTTCAAGTAGCCATTTCAAGGGAATTGGTCTCAAGACAGCTCAGAAAATCGTGGATACCTATGGCGAAAATACCATTGACGAAATTCTGCAACACCCAGAAAAGTTAGAAGGCATCGCAGGGGTATCTGCCAAAAATCGCGAGGCATTCGTCTCCACCCTCCGTCTCAACTACGGAACGGAGATGGTTTTGGCCAAACTAGCCAACTACGGCATTCCCAATAAATTAGCCTTTCAGATTCAAGACTTTTACAAGGAAGAAACCCTTGATGTAGTTGAAAATTATCCCTACCAACTGGTTGAGGATATCAAGGGTTTGGGCTTTACCATTGCTGACCAACTAGCGGAAGAACTAGGCATCGAAAGTCAGGCTCCTGAACGCTTCCGCGCCGGTCTAGTTCATAGTCTTTTTCAGGCCTGTATGGAAACAGGGGACACCTATGTTGAAGCACGGGATTTGCTAGAACAAACCCTTACTCTCCTTGAGTCTTCCCGCCCCGTGGAACTGGACCCCAGCCAAGTGGCCCAAGAGCTCTCCTACCTCATCGAAGAAGACAAGGTTCAGCAGATTGATACCAAAATCTTTGATAATAGTCTCTTTTTCGCTGAGGAAGGCATCCGCAGTCACTTGGTTCGTATCCTTGAAAAAGGAAAACAGAAGAGCCAGGATTTAGAAACCATTCAAAAACATATCACTACTGTCGAGGCAGAGCTGGGAATTGAGTATGATAGTATTCAAAAACAAGCTATCTGTGATGCTATCCAGAACAAGGTCTTTATTCTGACAGGTGGGCCTGGTACTGGTAAGACAACTGTTATCAATGGGATTATCGCTGTTTACGCCCTTTTAGAAGGACTTGACCTCAGGAAAAAAAGCAATCTGCCCATTCTTCTTGCTGCTCCAACTGGACGAGCAGCTCGCCGCATGAATGAATTGACAGGTTTACCTAGCGCGACCATACACCGTCATTTAGGAATGACAGGTGATGATGATACCAGTCATCTGGAAGATTATCTGGATGCCGACTTTATTATCGTGGATGAATTTTCTATGGTGGATACTTGGCTGGCCAACCAACTCTTCTCCAACATCTCTTCGAACAGTAAAATCCTCATCGTGGGAGATAGCGACCAGCTGCCTTCTGTCAGTCCTGGACAGGTTCTAGCGGATCTGCTTCATATTCCCTTGATTCCTCAGACTCGCTTGGAAAAAATTTACCGACAAAGCGAAGAATCAACCATCGTCACCCTAGCTAGTCAGATTCGACAGGGTATCTTGCCAGCTGATTTCACCCAGAAAAAAGCTGACCGTTCCTACTTTGAAATTGCTAGTGGTCATATTCCTGCTACGATTGAAAAGATCTTAGGCGCTGCCCTCAGAAGTGGCATCCCTGCTCGTGATATCCAAGTGCTGGCTCCCATGTACCGAGGAACTGCAGGGATTGATTCCATCAACCAACTCATGCAAGACCTCCTTAATCCACCACAAAAAGACCAAATCAGTTTTGAAGCTCCCCAGTGTCACTATCGTAAGGGCGACAAGGTCATTCATTTGGTCAACGATGCTGAAATCAATGTCTTTAATGGAGATTTAGGAGCCATCACAGACCTGATTCCTGGTAAATACACCGAGTCGAAACAAGATGAGATTGTCATTGATTTTGATGGCAATGAGGTCTCTTACCCACGTAACGAATGGTACAAGATTCGCTTGGCCTATGCCATGAGTATCCATAAATCACAGGGAAGTGAGTTCCCTGTTGTCATCCTACCTATCACTAGTGCTAGTAGGCGTATGCTGGAGCGCAATCTCATCTATACAGCCATTACACGCGCCAAAAGCAAACTTATCTTACTAGGTGAATTACAGGCCTTCGACTATGCTACCCAACATATCGGAACTGCCCGAAAAACCTATCTGGTTGAACGCTTCAGTGATTTAATTGAAAATATGGAAGAAAAGCAACCAGCTATCTCTGAAACAGTCACATCAAGTGCCTCTGAACCATCCTACATCCTAACCGAAGAAAACTGGGACAGCATCCCAGCCATGATTGGAATTACAGACGCAGACCTCAAAGAGATTTTTGGAAAATAG
- the tig gene encoding trigger factor, which yields MSVSFENKETNRGVLTFTISQDQIKPELDRVFNSVKKSLNVPGFRKGHLPRPIFDKKFGEESLYQDVMNALLPNAYEAAVKEAGLEVVAQPKIDVTSMEKGQDWVITAEVVTKPEVKLGDYKNLEVSVDVEKEVTDADVEERIERERNNLAELVIKEAAAENGDTVVIDFVGSIDGVEFDGGKGENFSLGLGSGQFIPGFEDQLVGHSAGETVDVIVTFPEDYQAEDLAGKEAKFVTTIHEVKAKEVPALDDELAKDIDEEVETLAELKEKYRKELAAAKEEAYKDAVEGAAIDKAVENAEIVELPEEMIHEEVHRSVNEFLGNLQRQGINPDMYFQITGTTQEDLHKQYEGEAESRTKTNLVIEAVAKAEGFDASEEEIKKEVEQLAADYNMEVAQVQSLLSADMLKHDITIKKAVELITSTATVK from the coding sequence ATGTCTGTATCATTTGAAAACAAAGAAACAAACCGTGGTGTCTTGACTTTCACTATCTCTCAAGACCAAATCAAACCAGAATTGGACCGTGTCTTCAACTCGGTGAAGAAATCTCTTAATGTTCCAGGTTTCCGTAAAGGTCACCTTCCACGCCCTATCTTCGACAAAAAATTTGGCGAAGAGTCACTTTACCAAGACGTTATGAACGCTCTTTTGCCAAATGCTTATGAAGCAGCTGTAAAAGAAGCTGGTCTTGAAGTCGTTGCTCAACCAAAAATTGATGTAACTTCAATGGAAAAAGGTCAAGACTGGGTTATCACTGCTGAAGTCGTGACAAAACCTGAAGTAAAATTGGGTGACTACAAAAACCTTGAAGTATCAGTAGATGTAGAAAAAGAAGTAACTGATGCTGACGTTGAAGAGCGTATCGAACGCGAACGCAACAACTTGGCTGAATTGGTTATCAAAGAAGCTGCTGCTGAAAACGGCGACACTGTTGTCATCGACTTCGTTGGTTCTATCGACGGTGTTGAATTTGATGGCGGAAAAGGTGAAAACTTCTCACTTGGACTTGGTTCAGGTCAATTCATCCCTGGTTTCGAAGACCAATTGGTAGGTCACTCAGCTGGCGAAACTGTTGATGTTATCGTAACATTCCCAGAAGACTACCAAGCAGAAGACCTTGCAGGTAAAGAAGCTAAATTCGTGACAACTATCCACGAAGTAAAAGCTAAAGAAGTTCCAGCTCTTGACGATGAGCTTGCAAAAGACATCGACGAAGAAGTTGAAACACTTGCTGAATTGAAAGAAAAATACCGCAAGGAATTGGCTGCAGCTAAAGAAGAAGCTTACAAAGATGCCGTTGAAGGTGCAGCAATCGATAAAGCTGTAGAAAACGCTGAAATCGTAGAACTTCCAGAAGAAATGATTCACGAAGAAGTTCACCGTTCAGTAAACGAATTCCTTGGAAACTTGCAACGTCAAGGTATCAATCCTGACATGTACTTCCAAATCACTGGAACTACTCAAGAAGACCTTCACAAACAATACGAGGGAGAAGCTGAGTCACGTACTAAGACTAACCTTGTTATCGAAGCAGTTGCCAAAGCTGAAGGATTTGACGCTTCAGAAGAAGAAATCAAAAAAGAAGTTGAGCAATTGGCGGCAGACTACAACATGGAAGTTGCACAAGTACAAAGCTTGCTTTCAGCTGATATGTTGAAACACGACATCACAATCAAAAAAGCTGTTGAATTGATTACAAGCACAGCAACAGTTAAATAA
- a CDS encoding N-acetylmuramoyl-L-alanine amidase family protein has protein sequence MRKSKLLTLGLLAGAGLLLSINQAQAADTWVKNGADWNLSQDGSLAKNKWVQNASSWYHFDGSGKMQTGWFKDGNTWYSLADSGAMRTGWYKEGSTWYSLADSGAMRTGWYKEGSTWYYLKGSGAMATGWATANGQWSYFEKSGAMVADRAVPASDGESYVIGKDGYMLTRLPSEVEQDPFDDTVITDIVTLSDGYDYHLVHHKKDGVVIEKNAWYIKPIVERFSYQKIGDVKRNTLDAITDNKKPGEEIDPKAVIKNFQNLPNKYYFGADGRKVANLPEFTTHFPIQKVGSELYLKNSSPVISLESSGFTINDNKLYLRDVNDHNGKLVTGYFTMFMDGLSYKDHHILGYADESGEIVKMKVLPNDFRGHIEKGFSGFYGETVRYDGSTGNVYVVK, from the coding sequence ATGAGAAAGTCTAAACTACTTACACTTGGTTTGCTTGCAGGTGCTGGTCTACTTTTATCTATCAACCAAGCACAGGCTGCAGATACTTGGGTTAAAAATGGTGCTGATTGGAATCTTTCACAAGATGGCAGTCTCGCTAAAAATAAATGGGTACAAAACGCTAGTTCTTGGTATCACTTCGATGGTTCTGGTAAAATGCAGACAGGCTGGTTCAAAGACGGCAATACTTGGTATTCACTAGCAGATAGTGGAGCTATGCGCACTGGCTGGTACAAGGAAGGCAGCACCTGGTACTCACTAGCAGATAGTGGAGCTATGCGTACAGGTTGGTACAAAGAAGGATCTACATGGTATTACCTCAAAGGTAGTGGCGCTATGGCAACAGGATGGGCGACTGCAAATGGTCAATGGTCTTACTTTGAAAAATCAGGTGCTATGGTAGCAGATAGAGCTGTTCCAGCAAGCGATGGGGAAAGTTATGTCATTGGTAAGGATGGTTATATGTTAACCAGACTTCCAAGTGAAGTTGAACAAGATCCTTTTGATGATACAGTTATTACAGATATCGTTACTTTGTCTGATGGTTATGACTATCACCTTGTTCATCATAAGAAAGATGGAGTTGTTATCGAAAAGAATGCCTGGTATATCAAACCTATTGTTGAACGTTTTTCTTATCAAAAGATTGGCGATGTAAAACGAAATACTTTAGATGCTATTACTGATAATAAAAAACCAGGGGAAGAAATTGATCCTAAAGCTGTCATAAAGAATTTCCAAAACTTACCAAATAAGTATTACTTTGGAGCAGATGGACGTAAGGTTGCGAATCTACCAGAATTCACTACTCACTTCCCTATTCAAAAAGTTGGATCTGAACTTTATCTTAAAAACTCAAGTCCAGTTATTAGTCTAGAATCATCTGGATTTACAATTAATGACAATAAACTTTATCTAAGAGATGTCAATGATCATAATGGTAAACTTGTAACTGGATATTTCACAATGTTTATGGACGGATTATCATATAAAGATCACCATATTTTAGGCTATGCAGATGAATCTGGTGAAATCGTGAAGATGAAAGTTTTGCCTAATGATTTCCGTGGTCATATTGAAAAAGGATTTTCCGGTTTTTATGGAGAAACTGTTCGATACGACGGTTCAACAGGCAATGTTTATGTTGTGAAATAA
- a CDS encoding response regulator transcription factor → MKILLVDDHEMVRLGLKSYFDLQDGVEVVGEAANGSQGIELALELRPDVIVMDIVMPEMNGIDATLAILKEWPEAKILIVTSYLDNEKIMPVLDAGARGYMLKTSSADELLHAVRKVAAGELAIEQEVSKKVEYHRNHIELHEDLTARERDVLQLIAKGYENQRIADELFISLKTVKTHVSNILAKLEVSDRTQAAVYAFQHHLVGHEEF, encoded by the coding sequence ATGAAAATTTTACTAGTAGATGACCACGAAATGGTCCGATTGGGCTTGAAAAGCTACTTTGACCTCCAAGACGGTGTAGAAGTTGTGGGTGAGGCTGCCAACGGGTCTCAAGGGATTGAGTTGGCATTGGAATTGCGTCCGGATGTCATTGTCATGGATATTGTCATGCCTGAGATGAATGGAATTGACGCGACCTTAGCCATCCTCAAAGAATGGCCTGAAGCCAAGATTTTGATTGTGACTTCTTACTTGGACAATGAAAAAATCATGCCTGTCTTAGATGCAGGTGCTCGTGGCTATATGCTTAAAACTTCTAGTGCAGACGAATTGCTCCATGCTGTCCGTAAGGTGGCTGCTGGGGAGTTGGCCATTGAGCAAGAGGTCAGCAAGAAGGTCGAATATCACCGCAATCACATAGAACTACATGAGGACTTGACTGCGCGTGAGCGAGATGTACTTCAACTCATCGCTAAGGGTTATGAAAATCAGCGCATCGCAGATGAACTTTTTATCTCTCTCAAGACGGTCAAGACCCACGTGTCTAACATTCTTGCCAAACTTGAAGTCAGCGATCGTACCCAGGCTGCAGTCTATGCCTTTCAGCATCACTTGGTAGGGCATGAGGAGTTTTAG
- a CDS encoding sensor histidine kinase, giving the protein MKKQAYVMIALTSVLFVLFFSHSLLEILDFDWTIFLHDVEKTEKFVFLLLVFSMSMTCLLALFWRGVEELSLRKMQTNLKRLLAGKEVVQVSDSDLDASFKSLSGKLNLLTEALQKAENHSLAREEEIIEQERKRIARDLHDTVSQELFAAHMILSGVSQQTLKLDREKMQTQLQSVTAILETAQKDLRVLLLHLRPVELEQKSLIEGIQILLKELEDKSDLKVSFKQNVTKLPKKIEEHIFRILQELISNTLRHAQASCLDVYLYQTDFELQLKVVDNGIGFQLGSLDDLSYGLRNIKERVEDMAGTVQLLTAPKQGLAVDIRIPLLDKE; this is encoded by the coding sequence ATGAAAAAACAAGCCTATGTAATGATTGCTCTCACCTCTGTCCTCTTTGTCTTATTTTTCTCCCACAGCTTGCTGGAAATCCTTGACTTTGACTGGACTATTTTCTTGCATGATGTCGAAAAAACAGAAAAATTTGTCTTTTTGTTGTTGGTGTTCAGCATGTCTATGACCTGTCTCTTAGCCTTATTTTGGCGAGGTGTTGAAGAGCTTTCTCTAAGAAAAATGCAGACTAATCTCAAGCGTTTATTAGCAGGGAAAGAAGTGGTTCAGGTTTCCGATTCAGATTTGGACGCCAGTTTCAAGTCCTTGTCAGGGAAACTTAACCTCTTGACGGAAGCACTTCAAAAGGCTGAAAATCACAGTCTTGCTCGGGAAGAGGAAATCATTGAGCAGGAAAGAAAGCGGATTGCTAGGGATTTGCACGATACAGTCAGTCAGGAGTTGTTTGCGGCTCACATGATTTTGTCAGGTGTCAGTCAGCAGACTTTGAAATTAGATAGAGAAAAGATGCAGACCCAGTTGCAGAGTGTCACAGCTATTTTAGAAACTGCCCAGAAGGATTTGCGGGTCTTGCTCTTGCATTTGAGACCAGTTGAACTAGAGCAGAAGAGCTTGATAGAAGGGATTCAAATCCTCTTAAAAGAGCTTGAGGACAAGAGTGATCTCAAGGTTAGTTTCAAGCAAAATGTGACGAAATTGCCTAAGAAAATCGAGGAGCATATCTTCCGTATCCTGCAAGAATTGATCAGCAATACCCTCCGCCATGCCCAGGCCTCTTGTTTAGATGTCTATCTCTATCAGACAGATTTTGAATTGCAGTTGAAGGTGGTGGACAATGGGATTGGTTTCCAGTTGGGGAGTTTAGATGACCTGAGTTATGGACTGCGAAATATCAAGGAGCGGGTTGAAGATATGGCAGGGACGGTTCAGTTATTAACAGCTCCCAAGCAAGGGCTGGCAGTTGATATCCGTATTCCCCTGTTAGATAAGGAATGA
- the liaF gene encoding cell wall-active antibiotics response protein LiaF, with the protein MRKFKIFLFIEACLLTGALILMVSEHFSRFLLILFLFLLLIRYYTGKEGNNLLLVVATILFFFIVMLNPFVILAIFVAVIYSLFLLYPMMNQEKEQTNLVFEEVVTVKKEKNRWFGNLHHFSSYQTCQFDDINLFRLMGKDTIHLERVILTNHDNVIILRKMIGTTKIIVPVDVEVSLSVNCLYGDLTFFNQPKRALRNEHYHQETRDYLKSNKSVKIFLTTMIGDVEVVRG; encoded by the coding sequence ATGAGAAAATTTAAAATCTTTTTATTTATCGAAGCCTGTCTTTTGACAGGAGCTCTGATTTTGATGGTGTCAGAGCATTTTTCACGTTTTCTGCTGATTTTATTCCTCTTTTTGCTTTTGATTCGCTATTACACTGGTAAAGAGGGAAATAATCTTCTTTTAGTGGTGGCAACCATTCTCTTCTTTTTTATCGTCATGCTCAATCCTTTTGTGATTTTAGCTATTTTTGTTGCGGTTATATACAGCCTCTTTCTTCTTTATCCGATGATGAATCAGGAAAAAGAGCAGACAAATTTAGTGTTTGAAGAGGTGGTGACGGTTAAGAAGGAGAAAAATCGTTGGTTTGGGAATCTCCATCATTTTTCAAGCTACCAGACTTGCCAGTTTGATGATATCAATCTCTTTCGTCTCATGGGCAAGGATACCATTCATCTGGAGAGGGTCATCTTAACCAATCATGACAATGTCATTATCCTCAGAAAGATGATAGGCACGACCAAAATCATTGTGCCTGTAGATGTGGAAGTCAGTCTCAGCGTTAACTGTCTCTATGGTGATTTGACTTTTTTCAACCAGCCCAAGCGAGCCCTCCGCAATGAACACTATCATCAAGAAACAAGAGACTACCTTAAGAGTAACAAGAGTGTCAAGATTTTCTTGACTACTATGATTGGAGATGTTGAGGTGGTCAGAGGATGA
- the fni gene encoding type 2 isopentenyl-diphosphate Delta-isomerase, with protein MTTNRKDEHIRYALEQKSSYNSFDEVELIHSSLPLYDLDEVDLSTEFAGRKWGFPFYINAMTGGSDKGREINQKLAQVAEACGILFVTGSYSAALKDPADDSFSVKSSHPNLLLGTNIGLDKSVELGFRTVEEMGPLLLQVHVNVMQELLMPEGERRFRCWQSHLADYSKQIPVPIVLKEVGFGMDVKTIERAYELGVRTFDLSGRGGTSFAYIENRRSGQRDYLNQWGQSTMQALLNAQDWKDKVELLVSGGVRNPLDMIKCLVFGAKAVGLSRTILELIESYTVEEVIGIVQGWKDDLRLIMCALNCATIADLQKVDYLLYGKLKEAKDQMKKA; from the coding sequence ATGACGACAAATCGTAAGGATGAGCACATCCGCTATGCCCTTGAGCAGAAAAGTTCCTATAATAGCTTTGATGAGGTGGAGTTGATTCATTCTTCCTTGCCTCTTTACGACCTGGATGAAGTCGATCTGTCGACAGAGTTTGCTGGTCGAAAGTGGGGCTTTCCTTTTTATATCAATGCCATGACAGGTGGAAGCGATAAGGGAAGAGAAATCAATCAAAAGCTGGCTCAAGTGGCGGAAGCCTGTGGTATTTTATTTGTAACGGGTTCTTATAGCGCAGCCCTCAAAGATCCAGCAGATGACTCTTTTTCTGTTAAGTCTAGTCATCCAAATCTCCTTCTTGGAACCAATATTGGATTGGACAAGTCTGTCGAGTTGGGATTTCGGACTGTAGAAGAGATGGGTCCTCTTCTCCTGCAAGTGCATGTCAATGTCATGCAAGAATTGCTCATGCCAGAGGGAGAAAGAAGGTTCAGATGCTGGCAATCGCATCTAGCAGATTATAGCAAGCAAATCCCTGTTCCGATTGTCCTCAAGGAAGTGGGTTTTGGAATGGATGTGAAGACCATCGAGAGAGCCTATGAACTGGGCGTTCGAACCTTTGACCTGTCAGGTCGTGGTGGCACCAGCTTTGCTTATATCGAAAACCGCCGCAGTGGCCAACGTGATTACCTCAATCAATGGGGCCAGTCCACCATGCAGGCCCTTCTCAATGCCCAAGACTGGAAAGACAAGGTCGAACTCTTGGTCAGTGGAGGGGTTCGCAATCCACTGGATATGATTAAGTGTTTGGTCTTTGGGGCCAAGGCTGTGGGATTGTCTCGAACAATTCTGGAATTGATTGAAAGCTACACAGTTGAAGAAGTGATTGGCATTGTCCAAGGCTGGAAAGACGATCTGCGTTTGATTATGTGTGCCCTTAATTGTGCAACCATAGCAGATCTGCAAAAAGTAGACTATCTTCTTTATGGAAAATTAAAAGAAGCAAAGGATCAGATGAAAAAGGCGTAA
- a CDS encoding phosphomevalonate kinase has translation MITVKTCGKLYWAGEYAILDPGQLALIKAIPIYMKAEIAFSERYCIYSDMFDFAVDLTPNPDYSLIQETIALVEDFLVDRGQTLRPFSLEILGKMEREGKKFGLGSSGSVVVLVIKALLALYHLSIDQDLLFKLASAVLLKRGDNGSMGDLACIVAEELVLYQSFDRQKVATWLKEENLATVLERDWGFSISQVKPTLECDFLVGWTKEVAVSSHMVQQIKQNINQNFLSSSKETVAALVEALEQGKSEKIIEQVEVASKLLEGLSADIYTPSLRQLKEASQDLQAVAKSSGAGGGDCGIALSFDEQSTETLKNRWADLGIELLYQERIGHDDKS, from the coding sequence ATGATTACTGTTAAAACTTGCGGAAAACTCTATTGGGCAGGTGAATATGCTATTTTAGATCCCGGGCAGCTGGCCTTGATAAAGGCTATTCCCATCTATATGAAGGCTGAGATTGCCTTTTCTGAGAGATACTGTATCTACTCAGATATGTTTGATTTCGCAGTGGACTTGACACCAAATCCTGACTACAGTTTGATTCAAGAAACGATTGCTTTAGTGGAAGATTTCCTCGTCGATCGTGGGCAGACCTTGCGACCATTTTCTTTGGAGATTCTAGGAAAAATGGAAAGGGAAGGGAAAAAGTTTGGTCTGGGTTCTAGCGGTAGCGTCGTTGTCTTGGTTATCAAGGCTTTGCTGGCTCTGTATCATCTTTCGATTGATCAGGATCTCTTGTTCAAGCTGGCCAGTGCTGTCTTGCTCAAGCGCGGAGATAATGGTTCTATGGGGGACCTTGCCTGTATTGTGGCAGAGGAATTGGTTCTTTACCAGTCATTTGATCGCCAGAAGGTGGCTACTTGGCTAAAAGAAGAAAACTTGGCGACAGTTTTAGAGCGTGATTGGGGCTTTTCAATTTCACAAGTGAAACCAACTTTAGAATGTGATTTCCTAGTGGGATGGACCAAGGAAGTGGCTGTATCGAGTCACATGGTCCAGCAAATCAAGCAAAATATCAATCAGAATTTTTTAAGCTCCTCAAAAGAAACGGTAGCTGCTTTGGTAGAAGCCTTGGAACAGGGGAAATCAGAAAAAATTATCGAGCAAGTAGAAGTGGCCAGCAAGCTCTTAGAAGGCTTGAGCGCAGATATTTACACACCTTCGCTTAGACAGTTGAAAGAAGCTAGTCAAGATTTGCAGGCTGTTGCTAAGAGTAGCGGTGCTGGTGGTGGTGACTGTGGTATTGCCTTGAGTTTTGATGAGCAATCAACTGAAACCCTAAAAAACCGTTGGGCCGATCTGGGGATTGAGCTCTTATACCAAGAAAGGATAGGACATGACGACAAATCGTAA